A window of Nostoc sp. PCC 7120 = FACHB-418 genomic DNA:
GGATGGTTTAATACAAACCTTCAACGAGAAGGGCGAACCCATCACAAAGCAGGATACTGGGATAGAAGTAGGCAGAATTGATAATAAATCTAATAGTCGAGTGGCTGAAAAAGCTTACAATGCTGCTTTTGCTTTGAGTGAAAACGGAGGATTCAGAGCCGCATTTCTGAAGAAGTTAGCATCAATCACTCCTAATGGATCATTTAATGGAGAATCACAAGTATCTTTAATCCCTAGATTTATTTCTAACCCACGCCAAATTAGAGAAGGCAAGTGGGAGATAGATTTTATTGGGACGTTAGTAACTTTTGACCGGGAAGATAACTCTGGTCGAGGAATTGCTTTTAATAAAACCATCACAGTTTCATCAATTTCTAATCCAGAATATATCCCAGCTAATACTAGTGAACTGTCTAAGAAAATTTATTTGGCAAGGAAAGCCGGATTAGAAATTACCGAAATTGTCGATTTAGATTTGGGTAAAAGAAAATGAGTATAGACAATAATAAAAATGGTTCAGGAGCGACTTTAGAGGACTTGCTTCATATCGATGATGCTAGTAGTAAAACTAATGGAAATAAAGCGCCAGAGCTAGAAAGTTTGTTAGTGCCTACTAAGCATACATTTGTCACTTCTCCTTGGTCAAGACTGGCAATAATCGCCGTCCCTTTTGGAGTGGGATTTTTAGCTATATTTTTGATGCTCAATGGTATTTTTAATCCCGCACCAGCGCCAAAAATTGCCGAAAAAGAGTCAGAAACAACAACTACTACTGAACAAGCCCAACAAACTGAAGAAAGCGATGGTGATGCCCGTGCAAAACTCGCTCTGTCTGAACAAGCCAACGAGTTAGGCAGGGTCAACGACAAAAATAAACAACCAGTACAAGTGTCCAAAACCGAAAAGGTTGTACCATCCACGCCGCCGTCGCCACGTCCTGCACCTCAACCTGTTCAGACCTCACAACCACGCCTTGTACCTCGAACTGCACCACAACCGATTAGAACCTACACACCACAAACACGGACTAGTTTTTCTCCTAGACCTTCTATCTCTGCATCTGCTCGGACAGTAACGCCCATAGATCCCATCGAACAACTTAACAAACTTCGCACCATCGGGTCTTACGGCAAAATCGCTTATGGCGAAACTAGCACTAATGACCATTCTTCATTAGACCCAGCACAAAATTTACCTAATCAACCAGATGAGCCAACTGATTTCAATAATGTCAGCAACAATCCTGTCCTTGAAACCACACCGTCCCCTTCACCGGACTCTATTGAAAAGATCCGCCCCCGGTGG
This region includes:
- a CDS encoding TrbI/VirB10 family protein, yielding MSIDNNKNGSGATLEDLLHIDDASSKTNGNKAPELESLLVPTKHTFVTSPWSRLAIIAVPFGVGFLAIFLMLNGIFNPAPAPKIAEKESETTTTTEQAQQTEESDGDARAKLALSEQANELGRVNDKNKQPVQVSKTEKVVPSTPPSPRPAPQPVQTSQPRLVPRTAPQPIRTYTPQTRTSFSPRPSISASARTVTPIDPIEQLNKLRTIGSYGKIAYGETSTNDHSSLDPAQNLPNQPDEPTDFNNVSNNPVLETTPSPSPDSIEKIRPRWQAQPQAKSDKYLDQESQIIQGKQTRYLTVGTFASGVLVTPLVQATVNSSVQQQTPTPDTRSVVRLTQDLRDNYGQVAIQTGTLLAVELVSVDGGSVAIAHVRAIIKDNTEYPISTGAISVTGEGGRPLIANKLQDRGGEIARNDLFGGAVSALGKVGEVINQPDNEEEIEDEFTGRIRRRSSGNRRNITGALLEGFFGQVSQNVSQRNQRATQEINSRPNAWYIGAGTKVTITVNRSLELP